The following coding sequences are from one Seonamhaeicola sp. ML3 window:
- a CDS encoding anthranilate synthase component I family protein, with translation MEKFSLYTHHKRILTDTITPVSVYYKIRDKYPNSILLESGDYHRNHKNFSYICFNPIATIKIENEVIEQTFPDGSSSTLEITPEVDVVDEIYKFTKRFDVSSEENFKFINNGIFGYTAYDAVRYFEDIEIGKKENSINIPDVYYAVYQNIIAINHFKNEAYIFAHCFDGVESNIDVIDKLINIQNFASFNFNAKGDITSNLTDEEFLQHVDYAKKHCARGDVFQLVLSRSFSQEFTGDDFNVYRALRSINPSPYLFYFDYGNFKIMGSSPEAQLIVSDGLAEIHPIAGTFRRTGDDDKDAILADKLVKDEKENAEHVMLVDLARNDLSRHGSNVKVETYREVQFFSHVIHLVSKVTGHKHDTTSTMQVVADTFPAGTLSGAPKHRAMQLIEQYEKTSRGFYGGAIGFMDFEGNFNHAIMIRTFLSKDYKLNWQAGAGLVSKSNPESERQEVFNKLGALNKAIQLAEDI, from the coding sequence ATGGAAAAATTTAGCCTTTATACACACCATAAACGCATTTTAACAGACACCATCACACCTGTTTCAGTGTATTACAAAATTAGAGACAAATACCCTAATAGTATTCTATTAGAAAGTGGGGACTACCACAGAAATCACAAGAATTTCTCATACATCTGTTTTAACCCTATAGCAACAATAAAAATTGAAAATGAGGTTATAGAACAGACCTTCCCCGACGGTAGTTCATCAACATTAGAGATTACACCCGAAGTAGATGTTGTGGATGAAATATACAAGTTTACCAAACGTTTTGATGTGTCTTCTGAAGAAAATTTCAAGTTCATCAACAATGGAATTTTTGGTTATACTGCCTACGATGCTGTTAGATATTTTGAAGATATTGAAATTGGGAAAAAGGAAAATTCAATTAATATTCCAGATGTCTATTATGCGGTTTATCAAAATATCATCGCTATAAATCATTTTAAAAATGAGGCGTACATATTTGCCCATTGTTTTGATGGCGTAGAAAGTAACATTGATGTAATAGATAAACTTATAAACATACAAAACTTTGCGTCGTTTAATTTTAATGCTAAAGGAGACATTACTTCTAATTTAACGGATGAAGAGTTTCTTCAGCACGTAGATTATGCAAAAAAACACTGTGCAAGAGGCGATGTTTTTCAATTGGTGCTATCGAGAAGTTTTTCTCAAGAGTTTACCGGTGATGATTTTAATGTATACAGAGCCCTAAGGAGTATAAACCCTTCTCCCTACCTGTTCTATTTTGATTATGGCAACTTTAAAATCATGGGAAGTTCTCCTGAAGCCCAACTTATAGTTAGTGACGGTTTAGCAGAAATTCATCCCATTGCTGGAACATTTAGACGTACAGGTGATGATGATAAAGATGCCATCTTAGCTGATAAATTAGTTAAAGACGAAAAGGAAAATGCAGAGCATGTAATGCTTGTGGACCTTGCAAGAAATGATTTAAGCCGCCATGGTAGCAATGTAAAAGTTGAAACCTACAGAGAGGTTCAGTTTTTCTCTCATGTAATTCATTTGGTTAGTAAAGTAACCGGACATAAACATGATACAACTTCAACTATGCAAGTTGTAGCCGATACATTTCCAGCGGGAACATTAAGTGGAGCTCCTAAACATAGAGCCATGCAACTTATTGAACAATATGAAAAAACAAGTAGAGGGTTTTATGGTGGTGCTATAGGTTTTATGGATTTTGAGGGCAATTTTAACCATGCCATCATGATTAGAACTTTTTTAAGTAAAGATTATAAACTTAATTGGCAGGCAGGCGCAGGACTGGTTTCGAAATCAAATCCTGAAAGCGAAAGACAAGAAGTTTTCAACAAATTAGGAGCGTTAAACAAAGCAATTCAATTAGCAGAAGATATATAA
- a CDS encoding thioredoxin family protein → MSKTIKLFTVAFVAILVTAFTAPNNDLDTGYKIGDVAEDFSLRNIDGNMVSLSDYKDAKGFIVTFTCNTCPYAVMYEDRIIELDKKYASKGYPVIAIMPNNTSIKPGDNLEAMKQRAQDKGFTFPYLIDEGQTVFPKFGATKTPHVFVLSKIDGSLFVKYIGAIDNNYKDASAVTTKYVENAVDALIDGKEVPEKETKAIGCSIKV, encoded by the coding sequence ATGAGCAAAACAATTAAATTATTTACAGTGGCTTTTGTGGCCATTTTAGTTACTGCATTTACCGCTCCAAATAATGATTTGGATACTGGTTATAAGATAGGGGATGTCGCAGAAGATTTTTCTCTTAGAAACATAGACGGAAATATGGTTTCTTTATCAGATTACAAAGATGCCAAAGGTTTTATTGTAACCTTCACATGTAATACCTGTCCGTATGCTGTTATGTACGAAGATCGTATTATTGAGTTAGACAAGAAATATGCATCAAAAGGATATCCTGTAATTGCCATTATGCCTAATAATACGAGTATAAAGCCAGGAGACAATTTAGAGGCTATGAAACAAAGAGCCCAAGATAAAGGGTTTACATTTCCTTACTTGATAGATGAGGGACAAACTGTTTTTCCGAAGTTCGGAGCGACTAAAACACCACATGTCTTTGTTTTGTCTAAAATTGATGGTAGTTTATTTGTAAAGTATATTGGAGCTATTGATAATAATTATAAAGATGCCTCTGCGGTTACTACAAAGTATGTTGAAAATGCCGTAGATGCTCTAATAGATGGTAAAGAAGTTCCTGAAAAAGAAACTAAAGCTATTGGGTGCTCTATTAAAGTATAA
- the trpD gene encoding anthranilate phosphoribosyltransferase, with translation MKDILNRLINHETISTEEAKQVIVNISNDMYNPSQIACFLSVYMMRSITIEELQGFRDALLELCVAVDLKDFDAIDIVGTGGDGKNTFNISTLSSFITAGAGINVSKHGNYGVSSTSGSSNVMENLGVKFSNDEDFLRRCLDKAGICILHAPLFHPAMKNVAPIRRELGVKTFFNMLGPMVNPSFPKSQSLGVFNLEVLRLYSFLYQNTDKNYSIVYALDGYDEISLTGEAKIVSNQAEKLFTPEDLGLNKIKQEAIYGGDTVEDAAKIFLDIISGKGTDAQNNVVCANAGLAIATSKQISHKEGFEIAKESLLSGKAKQSLHKLIELSR, from the coding sequence ATGAAAGACATACTTAATAGATTAATAAACCATGAAACCATCTCTACCGAGGAGGCTAAACAGGTTATAGTTAACATATCAAATGATATGTATAACCCAAGTCAAATTGCTTGTTTTCTTTCGGTTTATATGATGCGAAGCATTACCATTGAAGAGTTACAGGGCTTTAGGGATGCTCTTCTTGAATTATGTGTAGCGGTTGACTTAAAAGACTTTGATGCTATTGATATTGTTGGTACTGGAGGTGATGGTAAAAACACCTTCAACATCTCTACCTTGTCATCGTTCATTACTGCAGGTGCCGGAATTAATGTCTCAAAGCATGGAAACTATGGCGTGTCTTCAACCTCTGGGTCCTCTAATGTTATGGAGAACCTAGGCGTTAAATTTTCTAATGACGAAGACTTTTTAAGACGTTGCTTGGACAAAGCAGGTATCTGTATTTTACATGCTCCTCTTTTTCATCCAGCCATGAAAAATGTTGCTCCAATAAGAAGAGAACTAGGTGTTAAGACTTTTTTTAATATGTTGGGGCCAATGGTTAACCCTTCATTTCCTAAAAGTCAATCACTAGGCGTATTTAACCTAGAAGTGTTGCGTCTTTATAGCTTTCTATATCAAAATACAGACAAAAACTACAGCATTGTTTATGCTTTAGACGGTTATGATGAGATCTCATTAACTGGAGAAGCGAAAATTGTTTCTAATCAAGCTGAAAAATTGTTTACACCAGAAGACTTAGGCCTAAATAAAATAAAACAAGAAGCCATCTATGGTGGAGACACTGTTGAAGATGCAGCCAAAATATTTCTAGATATTATTAGCGGTAAAGGAACTGATGCACAAAATAATGTTGTTTGTGCCAATGCAGGTTTGGCTATTGCTACCTCTAAACAGATTTCTCACAAAGAAGGCTTTGAAATAGCTAAAGAATCACTGTTATCAGGTAAAGCGAAACAAAGTTTGCATAAATTGATTGAATTAAGTAGATAA
- the trpC gene encoding indole-3-glycerol phosphate synthase TrpC, whose translation MNILDKIVIDKRKEVDLRKGLIPISQLEQSVLFSRNTVSLAERLKNSASGIIAEHKRRSPSKSIINNSLNTQDVASGYENAGVCGMSVLTDGKYFGGSLDDLLTARASCELPLLRKEFIIDEYQILEAKAYGADVILLIAAILTREEIKQFSEFAKSLNLNVLLEVHNEEELQKSIMPSLDMLGVNNRNLKTFEVSLETSKSLSSIIPDDFVKVSESGISNVNAIKELQPYGYKGFLIGENFMKTDNPGASATEFIKELEL comes from the coding sequence ATGAACATACTGGATAAAATAGTAATTGATAAACGCAAAGAAGTTGATTTAAGAAAAGGGTTAATACCTATTTCACAATTGGAGCAATCCGTATTATTTTCAAGAAATACGGTATCATTGGCTGAACGTTTAAAAAATAGTGCTTCTGGGATTATCGCAGAACACAAAAGACGATCTCCTTCAAAATCAATAATCAACAACAGTTTAAATACTCAAGATGTTGCGTCTGGTTATGAAAACGCAGGTGTTTGTGGAATGTCCGTTCTAACCGATGGAAAATATTTTGGTGGTTCTTTAGATGATTTATTAACCGCCCGAGCTAGTTGTGAATTGCCGTTATTAAGAAAAGAATTCATTATTGATGAATATCAAATTCTTGAAGCTAAAGCTTACGGTGCTGATGTCATTTTATTAATAGCTGCCATTTTAACCAGAGAAGAAATAAAACAGTTTTCTGAATTTGCTAAAAGCTTAAACCTCAATGTACTTTTAGAAGTACACAACGAAGAAGAATTGCAGAAGTCCATAATGCCAAGTTTGGATATGCTTGGCGTTAACAATAGAAACCTCAAGACTTTTGAAGTTAGCTTAGAAACAAGTAAATCTTTAAGTAGCATTATTCCAGATGACTTTGTAAAAGTATCAGAAAGTGGAATTAGTAATGTAAATGCTATTAAGGAGTTGCAACCTTACGGTTACAAAGGATTTCTAATTGGGGAAAACTTTATGAAAACAGATAACCCAGGGGCTAGCGCCACAGAATTTATAAAAGAACTAGAGCTATGA
- a CDS encoding T9SS type A sorting domain-containing protein, producing MFRLKFQLFSLLLVFFVSKTSYSQIVLDADGPGNTYELITSVLAPGYNPIEVPDCNHGTFARHIDEVYDSDLNDNVFRFHIHVTDDDDRCINFDRQRNEIKSYDKSPDNLKAVEGETVIYKWKFKLDAGFQASPNFTHLHQLKSVGGLYSSMPMYTLTARKATPDRIELRYAETNSQTTLIQTDIAPFKGVWVEATETIKFGTNSSPNAGTYSLELKKVSNQTVLLSYSDNATKNWQTDADFVRPKWGIYRSLNNSQDLRDEEVLFANFSIEEVSSLSIDNTITSSFKLHPNPVKNLLHIENLNGLNLNSVIINDSLGKRVLKINAYNKKPIDISNFPAGIYFIILKAKNNIISRKKIVKI from the coding sequence ATGTTTAGATTAAAGTTCCAATTATTTTCCTTATTGCTAGTTTTTTTTGTCTCTAAAACTTCTTATTCCCAAATAGTTTTAGATGCTGATGGACCAGGAAACACCTACGAATTAATCACTTCGGTATTAGCTCCAGGTTATAACCCTATTGAAGTCCCTGATTGTAATCACGGAACTTTTGCTAGACATATTGATGAAGTATACGACAGTGATTTAAATGATAATGTTTTCAGATTTCACATTCATGTTACAGATGATGATGACCGCTGCATTAATTTCGACCGACAAAGAAACGAGATTAAATCTTATGATAAATCTCCTGATAACCTCAAGGCTGTTGAAGGGGAAACGGTAATATATAAATGGAAGTTTAAACTAGATGCTGGATTTCAGGCTTCTCCTAACTTTACTCATTTACATCAGTTAAAATCTGTTGGAGGGCTTTATTCTAGCATGCCAATGTACACGCTTACAGCACGAAAAGCCACACCAGATAGAATAGAGTTACGTTATGCAGAAACTAACTCTCAAACGACTTTAATACAAACTGATATCGCACCTTTTAAAGGTGTATGGGTAGAAGCAACAGAGACCATAAAATTTGGTACAAACTCAAGCCCTAACGCTGGCACATATTCGCTAGAATTAAAGAAAGTTAGCAATCAAACGGTTTTGTTGTCCTATTCTGATAATGCCACAAAGAATTGGCAAACAGATGCAGATTTTGTTCGCCCTAAATGGGGTATTTATAGAAGCTTAAACAATTCGCAAGACTTAAGAGATGAAGAAGTTCTTTTTGCTAATTTCAGCATTGAAGAAGTTTCAAGTTTAAGCATCGACAACACCATTACATCTTCTTTCAAACTACATCCCAATCCAGTTAAAAACTTGTTACATATTGAAAACTTAAATGGACTAAACTTAAATTCAGTGATTATCAATGATTCACTTGGAAAGCGAGTTCTAAAGATAAATGCATATAACAAGAAACCAATAGATATTTCTAACTTCCCTGCTGGCATTTACTTTATTATCTTGAAAGCAAAAAACAATATAATTAGCAGAAAAAAAATTGTTAAAATTTAA
- a CDS encoding TlpA family protein disulfide reductase, whose protein sequence is MKEGIIIFMLMKLKLVFIAVLTLLSCNNQKKDTVKQVTSEALPENKAIYNDVELEIYDYDGLKPLLSKNDGKIHVINFWATWCKPCVKELPYFEQLGAKYKDKNVEVLLVSLDFPHQYESKLKPFIKERDLKSKVLVLDDPDSNRWIPQINQDWSGSIPATIIINDEKSSFYEQSFNYTELEEALKKFLN, encoded by the coding sequence TTGAAAGAAGGAATCATTATTTTTATGCTTATGAAGTTAAAGTTAGTATTCATTGCGGTTCTTACACTATTAAGTTGTAACAACCAGAAGAAAGATACAGTTAAACAAGTAACAAGCGAAGCATTACCTGAAAATAAAGCTATTTATAATGATGTTGAATTAGAGATTTATGATTATGATGGATTAAAACCTCTATTATCAAAGAACGATGGAAAGATACACGTGATTAATTTTTGGGCTACATGGTGTAAGCCTTGTGTAAAAGAATTACCTTATTTTGAACAATTGGGAGCAAAATATAAAGACAAAAATGTTGAGGTTTTACTGGTTAGCTTAGACTTTCCACACCAATACGAATCTAAATTAAAACCGTTTATTAAAGAAAGAGATTTAAAATCTAAAGTGTTGGTATTAGATGATCCAGATTCAAATCGTTGGATACCTCAAATAAATCAGGATTGGTCTGGTTCTATTCCAGCAACGATTATTATCAACGATGAAAAAAGTAGTTTTTATGAACAGTCATTCAACTATACCGAGTTGGAAGAAGCTTTAAAGAAATTTTTAAACTAA
- the trpA gene encoding tryptophan synthase subunit alpha, whose protein sequence is MNRIQEKLKEDKKLLSIYFTAGYPNLDETVKIIQDLEKSGVDMIEIGLPFSDPLADGPTIQDSSTQALKNGMTTEVLFNQLKDIRKSVNIPLIIMGYFNPMLQYGVEDFCKKCQEIGIDGLIIPDLPVDVYHEEYQSTFEKYGLINVFLITPQTSDERIKFIDSVSNGFIYMVSSASTTGAKSGFGDEQTEYFERIDNLNLNNPQIVGFGISNNNTFTAATKYAKGAIIGSAFVKHVTNEGTDNIHSFVKSILE, encoded by the coding sequence ATGAATCGTATACAAGAAAAGCTAAAGGAAGACAAAAAACTGCTTTCAATATACTTTACAGCAGGATACCCTAACTTAGATGAGACCGTTAAAATCATTCAAGATTTAGAAAAAAGTGGAGTCGACATGATAGAAATAGGCCTACCATTTAGTGACCCATTAGCAGATGGACCAACAATTCAAGATAGCTCAACACAGGCTTTGAAAAATGGTATGACCACTGAAGTTCTGTTCAATCAGCTAAAAGACATTAGGAAGTCGGTTAATATTCCTTTAATCATAATGGGATATTTTAATCCTATGTTACAATATGGTGTTGAAGATTTCTGTAAAAAATGTCAAGAGATTGGTATTGATGGTTTAATCATTCCTGATTTACCTGTAGACGTTTATCACGAGGAATATCAATCCACTTTTGAAAAATACGGGTTAATAAATGTATTCTTAATTACACCTCAAACCAGTGATGAGCGCATTAAATTTATCGATTCAGTTTCAAACGGTTTTATTTATATGGTAAGCAGTGCAAGTACAACTGGCGCAAAGTCTGGCTTTGGAGACGAGCAAACCGAATATTTTGAACGAATCGATAACCTTAATTTAAACAACCCACAAATTGTTGGTTTCGGAATCAGCAACAATAATACTTTTACAGCTGCAACCAAATACGCTAAAGGCGCTATTATTGGGAGTGCATTTGTTAAACATGTTACGAATGAGGGTACTGATAACATTCACTCTTTTGTCAAAAGTATTTTAGAATAG
- a CDS encoding rhodanese-like domain-containing protein, with protein MKQLLVLICSLFSFSTTGCKQSSYDDGVIKISPKDLNDIINNEDIQLVDVRTSKEFRAGHIAGSININFFSTNFRSLIEKRLDKEKPVYIYCRSGKRSAKSVKVFKTLGFKKIYDLKGGFLSWKEKDFTISTE; from the coding sequence ATGAAACAGCTACTAGTTTTGATTTGTTCGCTTTTCAGTTTTTCCACAACAGGGTGTAAACAATCCTCATATGATGACGGTGTTATAAAGATTTCACCAAAGGATTTAAACGATATCATCAACAATGAAGATATACAATTGGTGGATGTTAGAACTTCAAAGGAATTTAGAGCAGGACATATAGCAGGAAGCATTAATATCAATTTTTTTTCTACTAATTTTAGAAGTCTAATAGAAAAGCGTTTAGATAAGGAAAAACCAGTTTACATTTATTGTCGTTCTGGTAAACGAAGTGCTAAAAGTGTAAAGGTGTTCAAAACACTTGGTTTTAAAAAAATCTATGACCTTAAAGGTGGTTTTTTAAGTTGGAAAGAAAAGGATTTTACTATTTCTACAGAATAA
- a CDS encoding rhodanese-like domain-containing protein: protein MEDLTQEEWAEQLAADDKAVVLDVRTDAEVTEGIIPNAIHIDFYLGDEFVDKIDELDKSKNYYVYCRSGNRSGQACVIMEELGFENAYNLEGGMLDWTGEVVDME from the coding sequence ATGGAAGATTTAACACAAGAAGAATGGGCAGAACAATTAGCGGCTGACGATAAAGCGGTTGTTCTTGATGTAAGAACCGATGCGGAAGTAACCGAAGGTATTATACCCAATGCAATACATATTGATTTTTATCTAGGAGATGAGTTTGTTGATAAGATTGACGAGTTAGATAAAAGTAAGAATTACTATGTTTATTGTCGCTCGGGGAACAGGAGCGGTCAAGCATGTGTTATTATGGAAGAATTAGGGTTTGAGAATGCTTATAACCTCGAGGGAGGAATGTTAGATTGGACCGGAGAAGTTGTTGATATGGAATAA
- the trpB gene encoding tryptophan synthase subunit beta codes for MQEYNVDERGYYGDFGGAFIPEMLYPNVEELRQNYLKIMAEPDFKKEFDQLLKDYVGRPSPLYFAKRLSEKYNTKIYLKREDLNHTGAHKINNTIGQILMAKRLGKKRIIAETGAGQHGVATATVCALMGLECIVYMGEIDIARQAPNVARMKMLGSKVVPALSGSRTLKDATNEAIRDWINNPVNTHYIIGSAIGPHPYPDMVTRFQSVISEEIKWQLKEQEGRENPDYVAACIGGGSNAAGTYYHFLHEESVKIIAVEAAGLGVDSGESAATSVLGKEGIIHGCKTLLMQTNDGQITEPYSISAGLDYPGVGPMHAHLAKTERAEFISITDDDAMKAGLELCELEGIIPAIESSHAFAIFKQKQFKPDDVVVMCLSGRGDKDLQNYIDYFKI; via the coding sequence ATGCAAGAATATAATGTAGACGAAAGAGGGTATTATGGTGATTTTGGAGGAGCGTTTATACCCGAAATGCTATATCCTAATGTAGAGGAATTGAGGCAAAATTACCTCAAAATCATGGCAGAACCAGACTTTAAAAAGGAGTTTGACCAACTTTTAAAAGACTATGTTGGTAGACCTTCTCCCTTGTATTTTGCCAAACGACTTTCGGAAAAGTATAACACAAAAATTTACCTTAAGCGAGAAGACCTGAATCATACGGGTGCACACAAAATCAACAATACCATTGGGCAAATCTTAATGGCAAAACGATTGGGTAAAAAGAGGATTATTGCTGAAACGGGTGCTGGACAACATGGTGTTGCCACAGCTACTGTATGCGCTTTAATGGGACTAGAGTGCATCGTTTATATGGGTGAAATTGATATTGCACGCCAGGCACCAAATGTTGCCAGAATGAAAATGTTAGGCTCTAAAGTAGTTCCTGCCCTATCAGGAAGTAGAACATTAAAAGATGCCACCAATGAAGCTATCCGTGATTGGATTAATAATCCTGTAAATACACATTATATCATTGGATCAGCCATTGGCCCTCACCCCTATCCAGATATGGTAACGAGATTTCAATCAGTTATTTCTGAAGAAATTAAATGGCAACTAAAAGAACAAGAAGGACGTGAAAATCCTGATTATGTTGCAGCTTGTATTGGAGGCGGTAGTAATGCTGCCGGTACTTACTATCATTTTCTACATGAAGAGAGTGTAAAAATTATTGCAGTTGAAGCAGCAGGTCTTGGTGTTGATTCTGGTGAAAGTGCCGCCACTTCGGTTTTAGGAAAAGAAGGTATTATTCATGGATGTAAAACCTTATTAATGCAAACTAACGACGGACAGATTACGGAACCTTATTCAATTTCAGCAGGTTTAGATTACCCCGGAGTTGGGCCGATGCATGCACATCTAGCTAAAACAGAACGTGCAGAATTCATATCTATAACAGATGATGATGCTATGAAGGCAGGATTAGAACTTTGCGAATTAGAAGGTATAATTCCCGCTATTGAAAGCTCTCATGCTTTTGCTATTTTCAAACAAAAGCAATTTAAGCCAGATGATGTTGTGGTCATGTGCCTATCAGGACGTGGCGATAAAGATTTACAGAATTATATTGATTATTTTAAGATATAG
- a CDS encoding aminodeoxychorismate/anthranilate synthase component II, producing the protein MKRVLVIDNYDSFTYNLVHYLEDLNCDVTVYRNDKLELEDVEAFDKIVLSPGPGIPDEAGLLKAIIEKYAPTKSILGVCLGQQAIGEVFGGTLVNLDEVYHGVATKVEISVDDESIFNGLDKEIEVGRYHSWVVNADLPESLEATSFDANGQVMSLRHKQYDVKGVQYHPESVLTPDGKKILENWVNS; encoded by the coding sequence ATGAAAAGAGTTTTAGTAATAGATAACTACGATAGTTTCACATATAATCTGGTTCATTATTTAGAAGATTTAAATTGTGACGTAACAGTATATAGGAATGATAAATTAGAACTTGAAGATGTTGAGGCTTTTGACAAAATAGTTTTGTCTCCAGGGCCAGGAATTCCAGATGAGGCCGGTTTATTAAAAGCCATTATAGAAAAATATGCTCCTACTAAAAGTATTTTAGGAGTTTGTTTAGGTCAACAAGCTATTGGCGAAGTTTTTGGAGGTACTTTAGTAAACCTTGATGAAGTCTATCATGGTGTTGCTACAAAAGTTGAAATTAGTGTAGATGATGAATCGATTTTCAATGGATTAGACAAAGAAATTGAAGTAGGCCGTTATCACTCTTGGGTTGTAAATGCCGATTTACCTGAAAGTTTGGAGGCGACCTCTTTTGATGCTAACGGACAAGTAATGTCTTTAAGACATAAACAATATGATGTAAAAGGCGTTCAATATCACCCAGAGTCTGTCCTAACCCCAGACGGAAAAAAAATATTAGAAAATTGGGTAAATAGTTAG